A window from Betta splendens chromosome 1, fBetSpl5.4, whole genome shotgun sequence encodes these proteins:
- the cnga1a gene encoding LOW QUALITY PROTEIN: cyclic nucleotide gated channel subunit alpha 1a (The sequence of the model RefSeq protein was modified relative to this genomic sequence to represent the inferred CDS: deleted 2 bases in 1 codon; substituted 1 base at 1 genomic stop codon) → MASSSAIAHLTDSPQLLSTDQEEQSEEELNSPQSDLQALSNVNNSNNNEEEKKKKRKKDKKEKKEKKKNKKENVEKKEKEECEAKEKLEKEKEMEKEKEMEKEKEKEKEKEKEKKKKKKKKQRPKEIFVINPAGNLYYNWLLIITLPVMYNWTMIIARACFEELQFDYIVYWIVLDYTSDLMYLADMAVRLRTGYLEQGLIVKDEKLLHDRYVDSFQFRLDVLSVLPTDLFIFYFGLSYPEVRINRLLKIGRMMEFFARTETKTNFPNIFRIAKLIMYILIIIHWNACFYFSFSKAIGFGADDWVYPAVDNPEEPEFGELMRKYAFSLYWSTLTLTTIGETPPPALDSEFLFHVVDFLVGVLIFATIVGNIATMISNMNAAQAEFQARIDNIKQYMQVRKVGKELEERVIKWFDYLWNNGKAQDEREVLRYLPDKLKAEIAIQVHMDTLQKVRIFADCEAGLLIELVLKLRPQVFSPHDYICKKGDIGREMYIVKDGKLAVVADDGVTQFVVLGSGSYFGEISILNIKGSKAGNRRTANIRSIGYSELFCLSKDDLMESLIEYPDAKSMLEEKGRQILMKDGLIELDPANIMPEVQELEGKVNKLYNTMALTQTKLNKVLGNYNYSDEALENRITDMERLMGEKEEEEDQKEETEKMPEEEKGEXKEVVKKKDEESPEEKIK, encoded by the exons ATGGCCAGTTCGAGCGCCATTGCCCACCTCACGGATTCACCTCAGCTTCTATCCACAGACCAGGAAgagcagagcgaggaggagct AAATTCACCTCAATCAGATCTTCAAGCACTTTCCAATGTGAATAACAGTAACAACAATGAAGA ggagaaaaagaaaaaaaggaaaaaggacaaaaaagagaagaaggaaaagaagaagaataaaaaaga AAATgtagagaagaaggagaaggaagaatGTGAAGCAAAAGAGaaactggaaaaagaaaaagaaatggaaaaagaaaaagaaatggaaaaagaaaaagaaaaagaaaaagaaaaagaaaaagaaaagaaaaagaaaaagaaaaagaaa CAAAGGCCCAAGGAAATCTTCGTCATTAATCCCGCTGGGAATCTTTATTACAACTGGCTGCTCATCATCACGCTGCCAGTCATGTACAACTGGACCATGATCATAGCCAG GGCTTGCTttgaggagctgcagtttgACTACATTGTGTACTGGATTGTACTGGACTACACATCAGACCTAATGTATCTTGCTGATATGGCTGTCAGGCTCAGAACAG GTTACCTTGAGCAAGGCCTCATTGTCAAAGACGAGAAGCTGCTGCATGATCGTTACGTCGACAGCTTCCAGTTCCGCCTTGATGTCCTCTCCGTGCTTCCCACCGACCTCTTCATTTTCTACTTTGGCCTCTCGTACCCTGAAGTTCGCATTAACAGGCTTCTGAAAATCGGCCGCATGATGGAGTTTTTCGCGAGAACAGAGACTAAAACCAACTTCCCCAACATCTTCCGCATTGCAAAACTGATCATGTACATCCTCATTATCATCCACTGGAACGCCTGCTTCTACTTCTCCTTCTCCAAGGCCATTGGTTTTGGGGCTGATGACTGGGTCTACCCGGCTGTGGACAATCCAGAGGAGCCAGAGTTTGGGGAGCTCATGAGGAAATATGCATTTAGCCTCTACTGGTCCACGCTAACCCTGACAACCATAGGAGAAACGCCACCACCGGCTCTGGACTCAGAGTTTCTGTTCCATGTAGTTGACTTCTTAGTGGGAGTCCTGATCTTTGCTACCATTGTGGGAAATATTGCCACCATGATCTCCAACATGAACGCCGCCCAGGCTGAGTTTCAGGCCCGCATTGACAACATTAAGCAGTACATGCAG GTCCGAAAAGTCGGCAAGGAACTTGAGGAGCGGGTCATCAAGTGGTTTGACTACCTGTGGAATAACGGCAAGGCGCAGGATGAACGAGAAGTTCTGCGATATCTACCAGACAAGCTCAAGGCTGAAATTGCCATTCAGGTCCACATGGATACGCTGCAAAAGGTCCGAATCTTTGCGGACTGTGAAGCAGGCCTGCTGATTGAGCTGGTGCTCAAGCTGCGACCACAGGTGTTCAGCCCTCACGACTACATCTGCAAGAAGGGCGACATCGGTCGCGAGATGTATATTGTGAAAGACGGAAAGCTCGCGGTGGTCGCTGACGATGGCGTCACACAGTTTGTGGTCCTGGGAAGCGGCAGCTATTTCGGTGAGATCAGTATCCTTAATATCAAAGGCAGCAAAGCAGGGAACAGAAGGACAGCCAACATCCGCAGTATTGGATACTCCGAGCTTTTCTGTCTGTCCAAGGACGACCTGATGGAGTCACTGATAGAGTACCCAGACGCCAAAAGCATGCTAGAGGAGAAAGGCCGGCAGATTCTGATGAAAGACGGTCTGATAGAGTTGGACCCAGCAAACATCATGCCTGaggtccaggagctggaggggaAGGTCAACAAATTGTACAATACAATGGCACTGACGCAAACCAAGCTGAACAAGGTTCTGGGAAACTACAATTACAGCGACGAAGCCTTGGAAAATCGCATCACAGATATGGAACGACTAATgggagagaaggaagaagaagaagatcagAAGGAAGAGACCGAGAAAAtgccagaggaggaaaagggagaaTAG AAAGAGGTAGTTAAGAAGAAAGATGAAGAAAGTCCAGAGgaaaagataaaataa
- the enam gene encoding enamelin isoform X2: protein MKLLVLMMCLLVSALAAPAPQSESNEVAAHAAHANEALRWMEMYRLYQQQKLVSNPFLPASHAPADPAEAAVVNAAPADVPPAAPRAAEDASEEEAEDGHASPRAAAAAAPLNSDEAEEAEEAEAVEPAVAEAAAAAVEPAATAATAAQPAAVGPAGGDVPVVAAAVDAPVDVASVDTAPAAPEAVDVAAPVAPAAPEAVDVAAPAGAAAPDAAAEGGAAGAAADPAPV, encoded by the exons ATGAAGCTGCTGGTGTTGATGATGTGTCTGCTGGTCTCTGCCTTGGCTGCACCA gctcCACAGAGTGAAAGCAACGAG GTTGCAGCTCATGCAGCTCATGCTAACGAGGCCCTGAGGTGGATGGAGATGTACAGGCTCTACCAGCAGCAG AAACTAGTTAGCAACCCCTTCCTTCCTGCGTCTCATGCACCT GCTGATCCAGCCGAGGCAGCGGTG GTGAATGCTGCGCCCGCCGACGTGCCCCCCGCTGCTCCCAGAGCTGCGGAAGATGCCTCAGAAGAGGAGGCCGAG GATGGGCACGCGTCCCCCAGAgcggctgccgccgccgcccccctgAACTCTGACGAGGccgaggaggccgaggaggccGAAGCGGTGGAGCCGGCGgtggctgaagcagcagcagcagcagtggagccagcagccacagcagccacagcagcccagcctgcagctgtGGGGCCAGCTGGGGGTGATGTCCCTGTAGTGGCTGCCGCTGTGGACGCGCCTGTGGATGTGGCCTCCGTGGACACTGCCCCCGCGGCCCCCGAGGCTGTTGATGTCGCGGCCCCCGTGGCCCCCGCAGCCCCCGAGGCTGTTGATGTCGCGGCTCCcgctggcgctgctgctcctgatgcTGCCGCTGAGGGCGGCGCAGCTGGAGCGGCAGCGGATCCTGCTCCAGTCTAG
- the enam gene encoding enamelin isoform X1 yields MKLLVLMMCLLVSALAAPAPQSESNEQVAAHAAHANEALRWMEMYRLYQQQKLVSNPFLPASHAPADPAEAAVVNAAPADVPPAAPRAAEDASEEEAEDGHASPRAAAAAAPLNSDEAEEAEEAEAVEPAVAEAAAAAVEPAATAATAAQPAAVGPAGGDVPVVAAAVDAPVDVASVDTAPAAPEAVDVAAPVAPAAPEAVDVAAPAGAAAPDAAAEGGAAGAAADPAPV; encoded by the exons ATGAAGCTGCTGGTGTTGATGATGTGTCTGCTGGTCTCTGCCTTGGCTGCACCA gctcCACAGAGTGAAAGCAACGAG CAGGTTGCAGCTCATGCAGCTCATGCTAACGAGGCCCTGAGGTGGATGGAGATGTACAGGCTCTACCAGCAGCAG AAACTAGTTAGCAACCCCTTCCTTCCTGCGTCTCATGCACCT GCTGATCCAGCCGAGGCAGCGGTG GTGAATGCTGCGCCCGCCGACGTGCCCCCCGCTGCTCCCAGAGCTGCGGAAGATGCCTCAGAAGAGGAGGCCGAG GATGGGCACGCGTCCCCCAGAgcggctgccgccgccgcccccctgAACTCTGACGAGGccgaggaggccgaggaggccGAAGCGGTGGAGCCGGCGgtggctgaagcagcagcagcagcagtggagccagcagccacagcagccacagcagcccagcctgcagctgtGGGGCCAGCTGGGGGTGATGTCCCTGTAGTGGCTGCCGCTGTGGACGCGCCTGTGGATGTGGCCTCCGTGGACACTGCCCCCGCGGCCCCCGAGGCTGTTGATGTCGCGGCCCCCGTGGCCCCCGCAGCCCCCGAGGCTGTTGATGTCGCGGCTCCcgctggcgctgctgctcctgatgcTGCCGCTGAGGGCGGCGCAGCTGGAGCGGCAGCGGATCCTGCTCCAGTCTAG